Proteins from a single region of Argopecten irradians isolate NY chromosome 7, Ai_NY, whole genome shotgun sequence:
- the LOC138328120 gene encoding alpha-N-acetylgalactosaminidase-like isoform X2, whose protein sequence is MIFPLVIFVIIGSVRGLNNGLARTPPMGWMSWERFRCITDCEHDKDNCISEKLYMDMADRLVSDGYAAVGYEYVNIDDCWMDMKRDENGRLQADPKRFPNGIKALADYIHKKGLKIGIYEDFGTHTCGGYPGSKFYMELDAATFASWGIDSLKLDGCYTDTADIPIGYPIMEQFLNLTGRPILYSCSWPAYLKTPNYEAIAKSCNIWRNYGDIQDSWDSVQSIINFYGKDSGNFSGVAGPGNFNDPDMLIIGNFGLSYDQQRVQMAMWAIMAAPLLMSNDLRNIRKESKDLLQNKGAISINQDPLGIQGKMIYSIGKIQVWNKPITPVGNFAFAILNFGDGGPGSQISVKGATLGLVDDHGYNVTDAFTGEFKAAVKPNSYFNLTVVPSGVFLGKAYLLK, encoded by the exons ATGATTTTCCcacttgttatttttgtcatcatCGGATCAGTTCGGGGACTTAACAATGGTTTAGCTAGAACCCCACCCATGGGATGGATGTCATGGGAACGGTTTCGGTGTATTACAGATTGTGAACATGACAAGGACAATTGCATCAG TGAGAAGCTGTACATGGATATGGCAGACAGACTTGTATCAGACGGCTATGCTGCTGTAGGTTACGAGTATGTGAACATTGATGACTGCTGGATGGACATGAAGCGAGATGAAAATGGCCGTCTCCAAGCAGATCCAAAACGATTTCCAAATGGGATAAAAGCTCTGGCTGATTAT ATTCACAAAAAAGGACTAAAAATAGGAATCTATGAGGACTTTGGTACACACACTTGTGGAGGTTACCCCGGTAGTAAATTCTATATGGAGTTGGACGCGGCCACCTTCGCCTCGTGGGGTATAGATAGTCTCAAGCTGGACGGATGTTATACAGATACAGCGGATATACCGATAG GTTATCCAATCATGGAGCAGTTCCTCAATTTGACGGGACGTCCTATTCTTTACTCCTGTAGCTGGCCAGCATATCTTAAGACT CCAAATTATGAGGCCATTGCTAAGAGCTGCAACATCTGGAGAAACTATGGTGACATACAGGACTCCTGGGATAGTGTCCAGTCCATCATCAACTTCTACGGGAAGGATTCCGGAAACTTCAGTGGTGTGGCTGGACCTGGTAACTtcaatgatcctgatatg TTGATTATAGGAAACTTTGGTCTGAGCTATGACCAACAACGTGTCCAGATGGCGATGTGGGCGATAATGGCCGCACCTCTACTGATGTCTAACGATCTTAGGAATATTCGTAAGGAGTCGAAAGACCTGCTACAGAACAAGGGCGCGATCTCCATCAACCAAGATCCACTGGGAATTCAAGGGAAAATGATATACTCA ATAGGGAAAATACAGGTATGGAATAAACCCATTACACCTGTGGGAAATTTCGCGTTTGCAATTCTAAATTTTGGAGACGGAGGACCAGGATCACAG ATTTCCGTGAAGGGGGCAACTCTTGGCCTTGTAGATGATCATGGTTACAATGTCACTGATGCTTTTACCGGGGAGTTTAAGGCAGCCGTCAAACCGAACTCGTACTTCAACCTCACTGTGGTACCATCTGGTGTATTCTTAGGGAAGGCGTATCTCCTCAAATAA
- the LOC138328120 gene encoding alpha-N-acetylgalactosaminidase-like isoform X1, with the protein MEVRGMIFPLVIFVIIGSVRGLNNGLARTPPMGWMSWERFRCITDCEHDKDNCISEKLYMDMADRLVSDGYAAVGYEYVNIDDCWMDMKRDENGRLQADPKRFPNGIKALADYIHKKGLKIGIYEDFGTHTCGGYPGSKFYMELDAATFASWGIDSLKLDGCYTDTADIPIGYPIMEQFLNLTGRPILYSCSWPAYLKTPNYEAIAKSCNIWRNYGDIQDSWDSVQSIINFYGKDSGNFSGVAGPGNFNDPDMLIIGNFGLSYDQQRVQMAMWAIMAAPLLMSNDLRNIRKESKDLLQNKGAISINQDPLGIQGKMIYSIGKIQVWNKPITPVGNFAFAILNFGDGGPGSQISVKGATLGLVDDHGYNVTDAFTGEFKAAVKPNSYFNLTVVPSGVFLGKAYLLK; encoded by the exons ATGGAAGTGCGAG GCATGATTTTCCcacttgttatttttgtcatcatCGGATCAGTTCGGGGACTTAACAATGGTTTAGCTAGAACCCCACCCATGGGATGGATGTCATGGGAACGGTTTCGGTGTATTACAGATTGTGAACATGACAAGGACAATTGCATCAG TGAGAAGCTGTACATGGATATGGCAGACAGACTTGTATCAGACGGCTATGCTGCTGTAGGTTACGAGTATGTGAACATTGATGACTGCTGGATGGACATGAAGCGAGATGAAAATGGCCGTCTCCAAGCAGATCCAAAACGATTTCCAAATGGGATAAAAGCTCTGGCTGATTAT ATTCACAAAAAAGGACTAAAAATAGGAATCTATGAGGACTTTGGTACACACACTTGTGGAGGTTACCCCGGTAGTAAATTCTATATGGAGTTGGACGCGGCCACCTTCGCCTCGTGGGGTATAGATAGTCTCAAGCTGGACGGATGTTATACAGATACAGCGGATATACCGATAG GTTATCCAATCATGGAGCAGTTCCTCAATTTGACGGGACGTCCTATTCTTTACTCCTGTAGCTGGCCAGCATATCTTAAGACT CCAAATTATGAGGCCATTGCTAAGAGCTGCAACATCTGGAGAAACTATGGTGACATACAGGACTCCTGGGATAGTGTCCAGTCCATCATCAACTTCTACGGGAAGGATTCCGGAAACTTCAGTGGTGTGGCTGGACCTGGTAACTtcaatgatcctgatatg TTGATTATAGGAAACTTTGGTCTGAGCTATGACCAACAACGTGTCCAGATGGCGATGTGGGCGATAATGGCCGCACCTCTACTGATGTCTAACGATCTTAGGAATATTCGTAAGGAGTCGAAAGACCTGCTACAGAACAAGGGCGCGATCTCCATCAACCAAGATCCACTGGGAATTCAAGGGAAAATGATATACTCA ATAGGGAAAATACAGGTATGGAATAAACCCATTACACCTGTGGGAAATTTCGCGTTTGCAATTCTAAATTTTGGAGACGGAGGACCAGGATCACAG ATTTCCGTGAAGGGGGCAACTCTTGGCCTTGTAGATGATCATGGTTACAATGTCACTGATGCTTTTACCGGGGAGTTTAAGGCAGCCGTCAAACCGAACTCGTACTTCAACCTCACTGTGGTACCATCTGGTGTATTCTTAGGGAAGGCGTATCTCCTCAAATAA
- the LOC138328121 gene encoding L-rhamnonate dehydratase-like — MSRSFPRIKAVRAYVSEAKAGDQGADCHDVDDKHWINGYPMPVANPMSVYPQYAPFRKSWGINALGTMVVEVEADNGECGVGITIGGEPACYIVEKHLSRFVEGQDPRNVELMWDQMFRATLNYGRKGLPIQAISAVDLAIWDLLGKLRGEPVYAMLGGKVKERLPVYCTTARPDIAKELGFVASKVPCPYGPTAGEEGFKKNVEFFKGWREKVGPDFPLMLDCYMALTPQYTVRLAKALEPYGLKWIEEFLPPDDYQGYEDVRKAMMGSKVLLTTGEHEYSRHGYQLLLNSRCVDILQPDISWLGGITEARRMVAMASAHNTIVIPHGSSIYSYHLQYAFCNCPVAEFINLSPQADKIVPYFGGLFPDEPLPANGFIDLPDKPGFGVTLCKDTLRRPYNRSDEESRKQAELNINLKPAEKAFMPF, encoded by the coding sequence ATGAGTAGATCCTTTCCCCGAATCAAGGCTGTTCGAGCCTATGTATCGGAGGCTAAAGCCGGGGACCAAGGAGCCGACTGTCACGATGTTGACGACAAACATTGGATCAATGGCTACCCAATGCCAGTGGCGAATCCTATGTCAGTCTATCCTCAATATGCACCGTTTCGCAAATCTTGGGGAATCAACGCTCTCGGCACCATGGTTGTAGAGGTGGAGGCCGACAATGGTGAGTGTGGAGTTGGAATCACCATTGGAGGGGAACCCGCGTGTTACATCGTGGAAAAACACCTGAGTCGGTTCGTGGAAGGTCAGGATCCGCGAAATGTGGAGTTGATGTGGGATCAAATGTTCCGAGCCACCCTTAACTACGGCCGGAAAGGACTTCCGATCCAGGCTATTAGTGCAGTGGACCTGGCTATCTGGGACTTACTTGGAAAACTCCGTGGTGAACCTGTGTATGCTATGCTTGGTGGGAAAGTAAAAGAACGACTTCCGGTTTACTGTACCACAGCTCGTCCAGACATTGCTAAGGAACTGGGATTTGTCGCTTCCAAAGTTCCATGTCCTTATGGTCCGACTGCAGGTGAGGAAGGCTTCAAGAAAAATGTGGAATTTTTCAAAGGCTGGCGTGAGAAGGTTGGACCTGACTTCCCGCTAATGCTAGACTGTTATATGGCCTTGACTCCTCAGTACACCGTGAGATTAGCCAAGGCATTGGAACCTTACGGTTTGAAGTGGATCGAAGAGTTCCTTCCTCCTGACGACTATCAAGGTTATGAGGATGTGCGGAAGGCTATGATGGGGTCAAAGGTCTTACTGACCACTGGTGAACACGAATACAGTCGCCATGGATAccaacttcttctgaattcgCGATGTGTGGACATTTTACAACCCGATATATCCTGGCTGGGAGGGATCACCGAGGCTCGAcgaatggttgccatggcatcTGCACATAACACCATCGTTATACCACACGGTTCAAGCATATACTCGTACCATCTGCAATATGCTTTCTGCAACTGCCCGGTAGCGGAATTCATTAACCTTAGTCCCCAAGCCGACAAAATCGTACCTTATTTTGGCGGTTTGTTCCCAGATGAGCCCCTTCCTGCCAATGGCTTCATTGACCTTCCGGACAAGCCCGGATTCGGCGTGACCTTGTGTAAAGACACGCTGAGGAGACCTTATAATAGGAGTGATGAGGAGAGCCGTAAACAGGCGGAGCTGAACATTAACTTAAAACCAGCCGAGAAGGCGTTCATGCCATTCTAA